The genomic segment TTTTTTCCTTAAAACGTTTCTGCATTTCGTTGGTGTTGATAATGTCCAGGTCAGCCAGAGCCGGATTATAAGTAATGACGTAACTGCAATGCAGGCTCGCGTCAAGGAGATCGGCAAAATACCGGGCCTGGGTGAGCACCTTGTCATTCAGTGCCATTTGTTCTTCATCATCATTGGAAAAATCCACAGTGGCGAGGACAACACGTTTGCTGCGCCAGCGGTGGGCATGGAGAATTAGAACCGGAATCTTGGGCAGGGTCAGCAGATGAAAGTCTGAGGGCCGGTGGAAAAGCGTTTCCGAACGGTGACCGGTTTTGATAATCAGGTCAAATTCCTCCTTTGCACAGGCTTTTTCGACTGCATCAATGAGGCTTTTGTTCCACTGGACTTCTCCGGTGATATTGTTCTTGCCCTCTAGGAGCTTGCTGAGCGCATATTTCTCTCTTGAGATCAGCGTATCTTTCAGGGCTTCGCGCTGCTCGTTGCTGATCAGTTCCTGCTGTTCGTAAAGGGAATCATGAACCACAGAGAGGACATGTACACTGACTTTTGCCCGCTCTGCAAAAAACAGTGCCTTGTCATAGGCTAAGCTGGGCTGGTCAGGAAGACGGTCGGCAATTACAAGTATTTTTTTCATCACAAAAGTCCCTTTGCTGTAGTCTAAATGCGAACTCTACCCTTATCATAGAGCGAAAAAAGATCGCTGAAAATGATGTACGTCAGGGTAAGGAGAATTTATTTTCTAACTTAAGGAAATAGGGGGCGGAACGGGTTATTTTTTTCGGCTCAATTCCTTCATGGCGTCTTCAAGGCCCCCAAGGGTGAGCGGATACATCCGATCCTGCATCAATTGCCGGACCATGCCGATGGAATGGGTATAATCCCAATATTTTTCTTTTACCGGATTCAACCAGACAGCGCTTTCATAAACGTTCAGCAGGCGTTTCATCCATACTTCGCCGCTTTCTTCATTCCAGTGTTCGACACTGCCGCCGGGATAAACGATCTCATAAGGGCTCATAGACGCGTCCCCGACAAAGATCACTTTATAATCGTGGGGATATTTATGCAGGATATCCCATGTGTTGATACGATTGGCATGCCGGCGCCGGTTATCTTGCCACACACTTTCATAAAGAAAATTATGGAAATAAAAATATTCCATATTTTTGAATTCTGTCCGGGCGGCGGAAAACAGCTCTTCACAGATCTTGATGAAGGGATCCATTGACCCGCCCACATCAAAGAAAATCAGCACCTTGACGGCATTATGGCGCTCCGGCACCATTTTAATATCCAGCCAGCCCTGCTTCGCCGTGGAATGGATAGTGTCATGCAGATCCAGTTCGCTGGCGGCCCCTTCACGGGCAAACTGTCGCAAGCGACGAAGTGCTACCTTTATGTTGCGGGTGCCCAGCTCAACAGAATCATCGAGATTTCGGAACTGACGTTTGTCCCACACTTTTACGGCACGGCCGTGCCGGCCTTCCTTCTGGCCGATACGGACACCTTCAGGGTTATAGCCATAGGCACCAAAGGGCGAGGTGCCAGCGGTGCCAATCCATTTGTTTCCACCTTGGTGGCGTTCTTTTTGTTCTTCAAGCCGCTTTTGCAGCGTTTCCATCAGTTTTTCCCAATCCCCGATGGCTTCTATTTTGGCCATTTCTTCAGGAGTGAGAAATTTTTCCGCCAGTTTTCTGAGCCATTCCTCAGGGATTTCGGCAACAAGGTCTTCTCCCTCCGGCGCTTCAAGGCCCTTGAAATGATGTCCGAATACCTGGTCGAATTTGTCCAGGTTTCGTTCGTCCTTCACCAGAGTTGCGCGGCTGAGATAATAAAAATCATCAATAGAATAATTGGCCAGCCCCGCCTTCATGGCCTCCATCAACGTGAGATATTCCCGTAAGGAAACGGGAACGCCATGTTCTCTTAAGGAAAGGAAGAAGTCCACAAACATGATTGGGGTTACCTGCCGTCCCGTTTGCTCATAAACGCCAGTCTTTCAAACAGATGCACGTCCTGCTCATTTTTGAGAAGCGCCCCATGCAGCGGCGGGATGAGTTTTTTCGGATCACGGCTTTTCAGCACCTCCAACGGCATGTCTTCCACCATCAGAAGTTTCAACCAGTCCAGAAGTTCCGACGTGGATGGCCGTTTTTTCAGACCCGGCACCTCGCGGATATCATAGAACAAGTTGAGCGCCTCGCGCACCAGCATTTGCTGAATATCCGGGAAATGAACCTGAACGATTTCCGCCATGGTTGTCTTGTCAGGGAACTGGATATAGTGGAAAAAACAGCGCCTGAGAAAAGCATCCGGCAATTCTTTTTCGTTGTTGCTGGTGATAATGACCAAAGGCCGCTGTTTGGCCTTGATCACTTCACCGGTTTCGTAGACAAAAAATTCCATCCGGTCCAGTTCCTGCAACAAATCGTTGGGGAACTCGATGTCCGCCTTGTCGATTTCGTCGATCAACAGAACCGGTGCTTCCTTGGCCTCAAAGGCTTGCCAGAGTTTACCCTTTTTGATGTAGTTACGAATGTCCTTGACTTTTTCGTCCCCCAACTGGGAATCCCGCAGACGGGATACGGCGTCATATTCGTATAAGCCCTGTTGTGCTTTGGTGGTGGACTTGATGTGCCACTCAATAAGCTCCTTATTGAGAGCCTTTGCCACTTCATGCGCCAGAACCGTCTTGCCGGTTCCCGGTTCCCCCTTGATCAGCAGGGGACGCTGTAAGGTCAACGCCGCATTCACCGCGACCATCAGATCCTCGGTTGCTATATAACTGTCGGTACCTGTAAATTTCATGATCAAACACCCGTTTTATTTCACCGCGCACAGAGTACTGCAGCGCAGCAAAATCGTCAAAGGATTTCGGTTACTGTCTCATCAGTTCCAACCATGCCGGTCCGGCATCATCGTTGCATATGCTGAAGATCAAGTGGTGAAGATAATGCCGCTTTTAGAGTGAATTGAGCCAACCTATGCACAATTCACTCTAGCCTTTGGTGGCTTTTATGGTTTCCAGCCAGGGACGAAATTCTTCTTCCGTAAAAACGGGGAAGAAATCCGCCCAGGTCATATCGGCCGGTTTAATGGTTTTTCGGGCCTTTCTGAA from the Luteithermobacter gelatinilyticus genome contains:
- a CDS encoding universal stress protein, which translates into the protein MKKILVIADRLPDQPSLAYDKALFFAERAKVSVHVLSVVHDSLYEQQELISNEQREALKDTLISREKYALSKLLEGKNNITGEVQWNKSLIDAVEKACAKEEFDLIIKTGHRSETLFHRPSDFHLLTLPKIPVLILHAHRWRSKRVVLATVDFSNDDEEQMALNDKVLTQARYFADLLDASLHCSYVITYNPALADLDIINTNEMQKRFKEKRLKKLQDYVAKYGIPPENIHIKAGKANKVIPSQAGKLHAELVVLGTHRRKGLSRIVLGSTCEKILKILRTDILAIKPD
- a CDS encoding vWA domain-containing protein, with protein sequence MFVDFFLSLREHGVPVSLREYLTLMEAMKAGLANYSIDDFYYLSRATLVKDERNLDKFDQVFGHHFKGLEAPEGEDLVAEIPEEWLRKLAEKFLTPEEMAKIEAIGDWEKLMETLQKRLEEQKERHQGGNKWIGTAGTSPFGAYGYNPEGVRIGQKEGRHGRAVKVWDKRQFRNLDDSVELGTRNIKVALRRLRQFAREGAASELDLHDTIHSTAKQGWLDIKMVPERHNAVKVLIFFDVGGSMDPFIKICEELFSAARTEFKNMEYFYFHNFLYESVWQDNRRRHANRINTWDILHKYPHDYKVIFVGDASMSPYEIVYPGGSVEHWNEESGEVWMKRLLNVYESAVWLNPVKEKYWDYTHSIGMVRQLMQDRMYPLTLGGLEDAMKELSRKK
- a CDS encoding AAA family ATPase produces the protein MKFTGTDSYIATEDLMVAVNAALTLQRPLLIKGEPGTGKTVLAHEVAKALNKELIEWHIKSTTKAQQGLYEYDAVSRLRDSQLGDEKVKDIRNYIKKGKLWQAFEAKEAPVLLIDEIDKADIEFPNDLLQELDRMEFFVYETGEVIKAKQRPLVIITSNNEKELPDAFLRRCFFHYIQFPDKTTMAEIVQVHFPDIQQMLVREALNLFYDIREVPGLKKRPSTSELLDWLKLLMVEDMPLEVLKSRDPKKLIPPLHGALLKNEQDVHLFERLAFMSKRDGR